CTTGGTTACCTAAAGAATACCAAAGAACTAAGCctccaatattcaaagtttcCTGCTATAATTGAAGGGTATTCAGATGCAAGCTGGATATCGAGTGTGGGAGATAATTTATCTACCACAGGTTGGGTGTTTACACTTGGTGGTGGGGCTGTCTCTTGGGGATCCAAGAAACAGACTTGTATATCACACTCAACCATGGAGGCAGAGTTTATAGCTCTAGCTGCAACTAGAAAAGAAGAGTGGCTTAGGGATCTCATGATGGACATCCCTTTTACTGCAAATAATGTGTCAACAATGTCGATACATTGTGACAGTCAAGCCACTCTAGCTCGTGCGTACAGTGGAGTGTACAATGGGAAGTCTAGACATATAAGCATTAGACATGAGTATGTAAGACAATTGATTCAAAATGGAatcatctcaatctcatttgTGAGGTCAAGTGGAAACTTGGCGGATCCTTTTACTAAACCTCTTACAAGAGATTTAGTAAGGATAACATCTAGAGGGATGGGACTAAAACTCCTTAAATAAAACTCACCAATGATGGTAACCCAACTTAATACTACGAAATGACTAATCTTAAGTTCAATGGGTAAAAACAAGTCATTGATAAGTGGGTTGTGGTAGCATTAGAACATGTGAGTTCCATCTGTGATGATTAATGCTGGTTGTTACCGTTGGAGGGTTAAGCTTaaagcttttaatgaaattcagtCTATGTGTGACAAGCATCTTAAAGGTAACAAGGATGTTGGAAGAATTTCACCTATGTGAACTTAGGGGTGGTGCCGCCTCTCATGAGAGTTGGAGTTTCTTTCAAGAAAGTTCATGAATGGATTGAGCACATGGCCATAAAAgtgctaagcaagaaaataatgggCACTCGTGTGGTTAGTGGAAGTGTGTATGTTGTTACCGGTTTCGTTACAAGGAATAACTGGTTCAATGCTACAAGCAACCTGGGATTTCAACGGAGCTTTGTGACAATTACACTAAGGTAAAATTCAAAtcgaaagatattttattttatgcattttcactgttaaggttataagggtttatgtttatttttaaccaagtaggggattgttatatttatataaatatatatatattgttggttaaaaaataaagtgtaagaagagttacacttttgaaaataacttttggaaaataaagtgtaagaagggttacacttttaatgtgtgaattaaacacatgattaagttttgaaatgttacaaaacttgaaaggttgaggaagataatgagtcttctcatctttgtaactttataaacttaagaggttaagtgtaagagagttacacagttgagattaaatcatgtttaatgtgtgaattaaacatatgatttaattttgaatgttacaaagatgaagaggttgaggaagacaatgagtcttctcatctttgtaactttataaacttaagaggttaagtgtaagagagttacacatttgagattaaatcatgtttaatgtgtgaattaaacatatgatttaattttgaatgttacaaagatgaagagattgaggaagacaatgagttttttctcatccttgtaaccttttttcaaccctaagagtgctatatatatgacttttcttctttttgaaatctcatgcagaaaagtgaaaaggcttgatcaatcccaagactatttccatttagttcccaaaagatttctagaggtgggaggaaatagagtctttggacaaagttccaagaacttgtttgagcatttcttgtgttcttcttcttcttgttcttattttgtatctaagagagttttattgtaccaaagtgagtgtgtgagagtgtttcctttctccattgtatccaaattttttcAACATCAACCTCTTTCCACTCTCCATCAGCAGTATAAATGTTTGACAGCGTTACAAAACCTCCAGGTCTTTTCAACTCCATCCTCAGAATATCCTCACCCATCAGTTTAGCTAAATCTCTCATGCCATGGATTTTACAGCCATTGAAGAAAGCTCCAACGATTGAATCTATAACTTCAATTGGCATTTCCTAAATAATTCATAAGCTTCTACTATCCTGCCTGAACAGCATAGAAGGTCAAGAACACGAGAATAATGCTCTTGGCTGATCTCAACCCCGTATTTCTCTTTCATGGACCTGAAGATAGTTAAACCCTTACCAACTAGGCCGGCTACAAGTAGAAAGAACTGAAATCAAAGTGATGTGATTTGCTGGTATTCCTTCTGTTTGCATCCTCTCAAACAGCTGAATTGAGGAGTCAACCAAACCATGCTTCCTGTAACATCCAATCATGGCATTCCATGATGCAACATTCTTGATGGGAATCCTATCAAACACATCCCAAATATCTTTCACAGTCCCGCATTTTGAGTACATGTCAATAAGAGCAGTAACAACAAACACATTCATGTCAAACCCCATTTTGTAAATCAAGCCGTGAAGTTCTTTCCCTCTGTGAATTGAGCCCATCAATCCACAAGCAGGAAGCAGTCCAATGACAGTCACCTGGTTGGGCTTAATCCCAGCCGTCTTTTGGGCTGAAGAAACTACGTTGTTGATGTTTGAGGAAGTCTGAGAGAAGTGGAGGCTTGTCTTGGTGGTAGAAAGGATTTTGTGTTGGTTGTTGCAACTGTTGGTCTGGGCATGTTTACTTTGTCATCTGTTGAAGCTGGAAGGATTGGATATGGTAGGGGCAAGAGATAGGAAATACTTCTGACAGGCATCATCCTCAGTTTTGAAGGACCCAAAGATGGCTTTTTCTTCGCTATGGTCCGTCTTGCCAagataagttttaaaattgcaaacttcgtttatttttatttattttatttttagtttgttattgttttttagagttttagttaattaatttagtcaattaaatcattgttttcacatttcaagtttgttattttcttttaacttgGATGCATAAATAGtttgttattgtttttaaagttttagttaattaatttagtcaaTTGCAAGTTATTGTTCTCGtgttttaaatatgaaaattttaattttgatatgtTCAATTCAAGTGTTTTAGAGTTTTAGTTTCTTAGCCTAATTAATTCCATGTCATTATATTTGTGTTTCTAATATGATaactttattcttatttatatttatttaattattgtttttattagtcTTGTTTAGTTGTTGAGTGTTTAGAATTCTAGTTTCTTAGTTAAATTAATTCCATATTGTTATATTCTAGTCATTTCGGTTTATTAAGTAATCAATCGTCAAagtaattttccaaatttaatctttaaattcaattctcaaaatagttttccaaatttaatttcttaaaaatttaattctcaaaatagttttccaaatttaatctttaaaattcaattctcaaaataattttccaaacttaatttcttaaaaatttaattcacaaaatagtttttcaaaattgatttcttaaaaatttaatcctcaaataattttctaaattaatttttaaaatacaattctcaaatagttttctaaaatttccaaatttaatttcttaaaaatttaattctcaaatcaagattcttcaaaattccgatttctaaatttaatttccaatttccgaaattccaatttccacatttatttatttaatcatcattattttcattattattattactttatttatttattttttaaaattccatctttaagtaattcttcaaaattctgatttccaaatttaatttccaatttccacatttatttatttaatcatcattatttttcgttattattattactttatttatttattttttaaaattacatctttaagtaattcttcaaaattctgatttccaaatttaatttccaattttcaaataaaaatgaacttgagtTTAGAGCTATGTGTGCCATTGATGGTTTCGTATTCTGTTTGGTGTCATGCGAGCTATACTTCAtattctttaattgtgcactaaccccatttctTGATAGTGCATTATGGCTCATTGCCAAGGTAGGACCCGCTCTCACTCTAGCCATcctttatgcatgttttgattctcatatgtgtaTGATCATTTTGGCATCTCTCAATTTActtatcaattttcatgattgcttcatttcattagtagagacccgtttttagagacttaaaggggtgctacgatCATTACCATACTTTCTCGATAAGTAACCCAACCCCCGAGCCCGACTCAGTTTTTCGCAGACCACATTTTCTAattaaggagtcacacttaaggtttctttcttattttgtttaccctttaaaaataaaacaaaaataatggcgactccaagtcattttcttaataaataaatcatttttcaaataaaaatcgagttcgtcgtcgagtggaagcgcatgagccaaaatgcggggttcaaataatatttttatatttgtaatttttatattatggatttcattttttatattttttattttaaaatttttttatagaatattaaacctaattttttttaaaaaaataaaaaataaaaaataccatCCACATGTGTTGaaactaaattttttgttttcttcaaaatagaaacaaaaaataatattaaaaaacatattaacttacctttaatttcatttaacaaaaaattagtaattgatcatttttaaaagcatttgattttaaaagcaatatttgaaggtggataaaattaaatttttaaaagtgttttgcattaaattttttaatataaattcacaaTTCCCatcatattacatttttttaaaaaaagaaaaaactaatgttttttttattaaatatgtaaaaaaaaaaaagtacatttttgtttaattaaaaatttaaaccattaaaattgtttttattttaataaataatgtttttaaaaagtagattatgtggtttttttttggcatattatttaataatcattgTTCATAGTGATGACAATAAAAAACTTAATAAGTTAGTACATTTTGTTATCTATAAATGATGCTTTTAGCTACTGCCATTGTTACTTTTagataaaacaatattactatCTTAAGTGACATATTTGCTATCGACGTTGAAGTAGATAAATGATAAATATGCTAGTACATCCTTTTATTTACAGTGATATTTTTAGTTACTAACATTGTTACTTTTAGGTAAAAACTATGTTACTATCTTCAATGGTATGCATGTTTCATGTAGAGACTGAAGTGGTTATGGGTGATATGATAACTACATTCGTGAGTCTAATTAAATGTACTTATCAATTTGTCTTGGCAATCCACCTTTAATTGATTAAAGGCCATTTTCAGGCACAGTGGAATGAGCATTGTTATAATGCATGAAAGGGGGATTTTAATTGTACTTTCCCTAAAATGACCGTTTTTaggttttgttttcttcttttatttcataatgcaaaatatttacataattctcccaatgttttgttttttgttgtccTTCTTGTCTTTCTTGCTATAAGCTCCCTTGGCTTAAAgaaaggtcacaaaggaatctACTTTTTGTAGTTCTACAAGGAACTCTACTTGTTATAGTCAATCTTTTTTATCATCTTCTACATTCTATTAATGTTGTTCTTCAATTattggagttgggtttgggtgcTTTAGTGGGTTGACTCGACCCAACCCAATAAATGGGAGAAATAAGGGAGCAGTTTTTAGGAATTTTAAAACTACTAAAAAACTGtgacaatcaaataaaaaaagtttttctcTCACTCTCATAACTCTATCTCCATGAAAAACTCTgtttgaaaacaaaacaaagaatacattcttctttctaaaaaaaaaagtcctttattgaagtttttcatgtttttctatGAAAATGAAGGTCAAGACTTTTATACCATGAGAAAAGAATGATTTTCATATTCATAGTTCCATTCATGATTTGagacaaaaaaatttatcagTAAAACAACCAATCGGAATTCTTCAGCATTTTAGAAAGTAATCCAAAACCTCATCATCAATGTATTAAGAACTTCAGCTAAAGTTCTTGATAGATAATTGACACTTTTATTTTAGCATAAAGtccaaagaataaaaaatataaagattgtGCAATGTGTCATGAAACTTTGGAAGAACACGGAGTCTTACAaccataaaattataataatatcaaTGTTATAATAATGAAATCATTTTCTATAGATATAGCTTTAATTGATAATTATAATGAATAAagctataaataaataaagttttgaactaatttttatttcccATATCATTCTATGGTGAGAGTTTTGATATGAACTCTACTTTTCACTCTACTTTCCATGTTTGCACTTTGATGAAAATGACTGTGATTAAAGAGAAAATACTCCAGATagacttccattaaacaatatGTTTGACTGAACACTATATTGTAATTAATAAatagtgataaataaaaaaagttaaaaatgtaAATCATTCTCATTTTGAGAAACTCTTATACCCATGTGAAAGAGATATGAAGACAAGACAAGCTCAAGAATTAATGTATCAACTTTGATGGGAGATAATTATTATATGGTTCCCACATACTACGCCAAATTGTAGTAGCTAAAAAAACTCCtcacaacaaataaaaatataaaataaataaaataaaaataatctataaAAGTATCTTTGTTACAATTGCATAACCACAAAGTACTACAAAGCTAGAActgacataactttatttgataaatatgactCTTCTATGGGAGTCTAAAGATGAACTATACTTTCATCcctttattgtatttatattattaagttGTTTACAAATATCCTTAATGTTTAGGGAGAAAAAAACAACCATAACTTAGAACATTTTAAATGTGCCCTATTTCTACTCAACAATTGTTGAGTTGCACTAGAACTCAACAATTTGAAAAGAATTTCAAGTGACAAAGAACTCTTTAGTTTTATAATGATCTCAAAGGGTATCGTCAAACAATCCTTCTATGTTCAAGTTGTAGGGGCTTCCTCGTGTGGCCATGTGGTAGGTCACTTTTGTTACACATGACATCCTTCTATCTATGTTCGGACAAGCATAACCAAATCAGAATGTCCAATTCGGCCTTTGAGTATCAATAGTCGGTTCCATTGTGTTCCTCTAAGACTGTACGATGCATTTCGAATAGGTTTCTTGACCCACTCCCATGAGCAATCATTCTCCTTATGCTAGAAGTACGCTCGATGGGACGTTACCCTGTCTCTGCAAGCGACCTACTACACATTTTACCATACTGCCTACAGATTGAGGTGACAAATGAACCATCAGGTCACCCCCACTAGCAATCCCTATCAACAGCCTAAAGGGTGATGATTGCTTTGTCATCAACTATGTTGTCATCATGACTGCGAAAGTCAAGAAGCCACCTCAGCACAGATGTGACACCGTTCCAAACACTATAAAAGCCCTCCTCCAGCCCAAAATCAAGGTATGCACACAATATAAACTCCTTCTTTAGCTCCAAAAAGGGGGCAATCTCTCGACTTGATATTAATCATCTGACTTGGGTTTCGGAGGGTGTGTTCGGACAACTTATCCaaacatcttttgcagggaagAAGGGAGAAGCACCGCTCTCAGTTGGCGAAGCTTCAACACAAGTGTCTTCATAAGTATGAGAAAGAGAGTTAAGTGTGAAGAATGCATTCATTCTCAATATGAGAAAGTCAAGATCAAGCCTAATAGACCCTTGATTGAATCTTAATTGATGAGTTTAAggagttattatttttttttttgagaaaaaaatgcaCCACATAAGATTGTAccattttaatatgtattttcatatttaaatattatatgttttatttaataaacttaaaatattaatatatttatataaaagataaaaaataaatattattgatttttaattttatttatatttataatttttttaatttatttttatttttaataaaatatgtattttatatttatgtcaCTGATGTTCAACCGGTCTGAATCAGCAACTTTTTTAATTCGCTGATTGTTCCGGTTCTATTGAAAAGTATAGTAAGTGCTTCCCAATCACCACTCTCCATAGATACGGTGTCGTTTTACCTAAACGTATAGAAGTGTTGACGGCACTTTCGCTTCTGCTTTTGTTGATAGTAGAAGTAGCCATGTCGACGAATCCCTCTCAACTCCTTCCATCAGGTACCATTCTTTCACTTGTTTGGCTGCTAAGAAGACGCAGAAAAACAAGATGAACTTAAAATTTCCTTGCTTTCTCCATTTTTGGGTTTTCATTTTCTCGGAAACCAAAGatagggtttttcttttctcctttgaaatttttaagTGATGACAACTGATTAGTTTAGCTGGGGGCTGCAGAGCTGATTGATCGGTGCATAGGGTCGAAAATATGGGTGATAATGAAAGGGGACAAAGAGCTTGTTGGAACCCTAAGGGGATTCGATGTCTACGTGAATATGGTTCTGGAAGACGTGACTGAATAGTAAACCCCTTCTCTTTTCTCTATtgtctgatttttttttccttttttgtccGCTTTGGAGAATTTTGTGTGTTGAAGTTCTTTAATCGTATCGATTTGTTGCTGTCTTCTAATTTGCTAATCCATATAGTGGTTCTTAGTTTTGTTCGTGTCAAGAATATTGTGATAAATTTGTTATCAATGAGGAAATAGATTAAGATGCTGGTTATGGGAGGGCAATGCTAAAGATGTGGGAGTTTGACCAGTTTGATTCCCcaatttctgttttttttttcatatttaagaagaacaaaaaatgtGATTCTTTTTCCTAAAGCAATTGACTTAGCTGCtatattttcattgattttttcgTTTTTGTAAAAGATGGCAgcaattttctgaaaatatgggaaaacagaaaaataaaaataaaatctgttTCCTTGGATTTTGACTCGGATTATTAGAATACCGAACATAGAAAAAAGCAGAACCAAAATGTGCTTATTACAAGACTGGATGGGAGATGAAAAAGCAACAAAGAGAAAGTAAAGAAGAAGATAATTTGAACAAGTGAAAAAGCAAATGATGAATTGTCTTCCAAAcagagtaaaaaataaataaatctgtGTTCAAATTCCCTCAAGCTTTGtgttgcaaaaataaaaatcaccatGATAATCTCCTTAATGAGTTTTTTCTCCTAGTGTTTTTTGTATGGTAGTTAAGTGAAAGTGAAACATAAACTTGTAAACAAAATACTaaacattttgaaaaactattatcaaaagaaataaaagaaaaaaaaaaattaaccataaacatgtcatcaatttttttatgtccttaattaaatttggatGGTGTAgatcatcattttcttattaaatataatacaatGTGTTTCCTAGTATTAAAAttcaatgaaatataatttttatctctacattaatatttatttcaaagttATATTTGTTAtcaacacattttttatttttggtatattattaattattctaGCATATGTCAAAGTTTATCCaaaattttcacttattttattttattttattttatcaatttatgtgttattttttaatatttttttaaaaaaatcaaaatttctatCGATATTTACATAAAAGCAAACCATGGATATTTTGGTCaataccaatattttcatccttgattacTAGGAAGATGTTTGGTTAGGTGCATGGTAGGTATTTGACTTCTCAGAACACCGTGTAATGGTTATTGAAATTGGGGGATTTTGATTTTGCATGTCAACTGTTCATTAGATGCCAAGATGGGATTTAGTTATGTGGAATTTGATGATAAGGTGTATGCATTGAAGTACCCATCTAGAGAAAGAGTtctctttttttgaaaatattgaattcaatttctttctttctttctttcaattgCTGGTATGCGATTACTGATTACCAAATgcaaaaaccttttattttattttatttttaaattttcaaactaaatatTGATGCTGCCAtttgaaagaattaaaaatagaaagaaaaaaaaatgttttccgCTTTTAAGTTTAGTAAAACTAAAACTAGAACTtagacaataataataattaaatttatttcttttccctgACTCTGGTTCAGAACCAGCCTAAATATATTCCAGCTAATTGGTTTTCATAACAGTCACAGCTAACTAGTTATCTTTAGAGGTAGTAAGTGGGTATGTCCAGAATGGATCAAAATTACAGGCTTCCCAAACAGACCTTAGGATTAAAAAGTTTGATAACTTTCAAGAAATTATCAAAACTGCTTGTACCAACTATGAGTTAGTTGTTATAAACGTAAGATTCTTGAAGATGCATGCGTTAGGATATGTTTTTCAGGTAAAATAATACCTCCCTCTTGTATGTATTGCCTCTTAAGTGTATCTTATGGTGCACTATGATGCATAAAAGGCTACACACCTGATAAATGTGATACAGGAATGGTTGACTAGTTaaggaaaatcaaatttgaattttttttcttgaaaatattctTATGTTATTGTAAAAGGTACTTTGAAGTAAGAAATTGgatgaaaaaggaagagaattaTCATACAGAACATTATACTAGTATTGTTGAATGTAGATATTGAATGTTAAAGCTTATGTATAATCACTATACTAATGAATATTGATgtgttatttgaaattttgaatgaaCACATGTTAAGACTGTAAGAAGTCTGAAAATAGCATATAAACACATATACATCAGTAGTCCCTGCAAGCAATAAGCatatagttttatttttgtgatCATTGTTTCTGCTATATTGGTTGGGGAATGGTAAGAACTTGGAATTTTTtgacataataatatttttttaggatgtaataagttaaaattattaattacgAGTTTGGaaagtttattttttggattttataaTGAATCGACACCTTAAACATGTTATATTTTGATTTCGTCAAAGTtatagtgttaaatatttgcTTATGGTTGATATTGATGAATGTCTTTATTAACCTCTTTGAATGTTGTTATCCATTCGCTGAGATTGGTTTTGCCTCGCTTGATGCCTCATTCTTGTGATATCTGTTTCATAAATATATccatatgtatttatatatttgtttgcctatcaaatattatatacatataatttttcatatttatttttcaacatGAAAACAAACTTTGATACACCATACAATAAGATATGCAATATGGAAAAATGACAACAATGCATGATATGACTTCCCAAGTTGAGAACTATGATTATAGAACTCTATGTGGGGGACTAATGCAATGGAATGGATCCAGATGTTCATATATATTTCCCTGGTAGAGTTGCACCGAGATGGGGAAATGGACATCATGTTGCTAGGTGGAGACCTTTTGCAAACATAGCAAAAAGTGTTGTTGGGTGCTTAATTTTTATGTGTGATTAGTTTTAAAACAACATGGGTCCAACTCGAATAACCTGCCTTTTAGAGGACCATTAGTCATTGTTTGTATGGATGGTGCTTATATATGGCAATTTTGTTTATACATGGATGCAGGtgaaatttttttgtctttggaTCCTCTTTATCAATAAGGTTTGATAGAcctttataaaaattttctccAAAGTGATACCTCAAATCTTTATAAAGCAAGAATTATAAAGAAAGTAGGACAGGGAGCATAACTGTTGTGGATGGGAATTATTCAAGGAGCATCCAGAGAGACGTAAacagaggttttttttttttttttaaaatagggcTAACAAGGTTCCATGGTATAAATTACCTCAAGGtgcccttttctaatatatttctgcatttgcctatcaaaaaaaaaaaaaggttccaTGGTATAAACAAAGTCCTGCAATGACATTATCCTGTTCCTTCCTTTAGCTCCACAACATTTCAAATcagtgctttttttttctttttttttttccccatgaaCTCCAAGCTAAGCAACCTTCTCATTGTTCTCCTATTTCTATAGGATAAGCATACCATGCCAACTTGAAAGCCCTTCCTTAAAAAGTTATGGGAAGAACCCATGCAACTTTAAAATTCAAGCATAGCATGGAAAAAATTTTCTAggcatgatattttttttccctacccATCCACTAGTacacaaaatttaatttggaaGATGTCAAGGTATTCTTGAAATGCATTATCAAGAATTAACATCAATTCCACTTGGGAGAGCACTAAAAAATGACTTGGCTGAAACTTCTCCTTCTTTAGGGGCTATCCAAACTAGAGAATAAATGCATAATGCTCCATTACTCAGAGTCTCCAGATTCTCCACATTCTTATCTTGGCCCATAAAGGAGTTAATTGCAAACAATTCCTCATCATGAAATTCTTTGTGAACCTCACATTCCAATACCCCTT
This region of Vitis vinifera cultivar Pinot Noir 40024 chromosome 5, ASM3070453v1 genomic DNA includes:
- the LOC100264807 gene encoding sm-like protein LSM5 is translated as MSTNPSQLLPSELIDRCIGSKIWVIMKGDKELVGTLRGFDVYVNMVLEDVTEYEITSEGRRITKLDQILLNGNNIAILVPGGSPDPE